The Pyrus communis chromosome 5, drPyrComm1.1, whole genome shotgun sequence region CTTTGTAGCTTAAATTTCGAGTCTGCTGCCAGTAAATACCTACAATGTTAGAGTTAAGTTTGATACATACAATGTTTTGGTGTAAACTTGATATAATGCATACAATGCTTTGGTATAAATTTGATACTTAAATGTCTAGTCCATTGATAAAACCAAAGTATATATtctacatatataaatgtgtttGTCTGTGATATATAGGAAGTCAACCAACGCTTGATGAGCCCGATAAAATGCTCTTCCATTAACTCTTGAGCCTAATGTTAAACCTCACAAAGGTCGTCCAATGGGGtctaaaaatagaaaagaatcaAGCTCTACAAAGTGTGGTCCTTCAAAGTTTGAAATAGTGGAGAAGGCTCAGAAACAAAGGTCGTCCAATGGGGtctaaaaatagaaaagaatcaAGCTCTACAAAGTGTGGTCCTTCAAAGTTTGAAATAGTGGAGAAGGCTCAGAAACGTGCTCGATAGGTAtgtcatttttttatatttatcttttaatattgTCTACTATGGTcatgattatttatatatacGTATAACTTAATGTTCATTGTTTATAGGTGTGAGGAGCATAATGATTTGCCAAAGAAACTTTTTGTTAATAATAGCTTAGATGTGTAAAGAACACATGAAAGTACatatatttttgttgatttttcccCATAAAAATACCAATCaagtttgtaattttctttccttttgttgacatgtttttattttcctgTAGGTTGGAGTGCATGGGTTTCATATCTTTTTGGTAACATTGACATCTCCTTTTGAACACAAGATTAAAGGCCAAACATAGTGTAGGCATGATGTGAAAGCTTGTAATGATAtctgatatatttttttggggCATGAGGCTACTATTATGGGGATTAAAGTGTATGTGGATTGCTTACTAGTATTTTGTACAATTCATGTAACTTATGCATATATGCTATATCATTAAGTAatcgttttatttttatttatatattgctgaagctttatttttttattttttataataggTGTTTTATACTTGTTTTGGGATCTCTCAGGTTAGGCAGTGGAACTTAAAGAGTTACAAATGGGCATGTATGGTTgagtgtttaaaaaaaaaaaaaagtttaaaataaaataacaaaagtaTTCTAAAATTCCAAAGGTCAAAAAGTAGGAAGGGTATGTATGGAAGATTAAATTGTAGGAtaccaattaagtattaaaaaataagaagagtATGAGAAAAGTAGttaggggtgtgtgaatatcacacatTCCGAAGAAGCGACTGCGTGGTTCTTCAAAAGGATAGTTAATAGCTGTGAATATGGATTTGGTAGTAACCTATAAATCCGTTTTTAAGGGTGAAAGGGAGACAAAAGAGAGCAGATTCCATCATCGATCTTCCTCCTCTAGCTTGTCCAGATAATATGTCTCCCCGCAGAAAGACTATTTTTGTAAATAAGGCGACACTGTCAGCAGATCCAATCTTGGAGGCCGATAAATGTATCGTCATGGTCATACATGAACGTGAGGGTAATAATCTGGCTTTCTTTAGACTCACCAAAGATACGTCATGGACTTACGTTGTTGATGAAACACTTCGCTCTCTCCAAGATGTTGTTCATGTCGGAAACAAGTTTTATGTTGTCAAAGAAATGGGAACACTTTTTTCCTTTGATATTACTTCCGATCAATCCATCTCTGATAAACAATTGGTTGCTGCCGATACCTTGGAATGTTTCCAGAAGTCCGTAAAGACATATGTTGTGGTTTTAGATGATAACGAACTGTTGATGGTCCAAAGGATGGTTGAATTTGATGATGGTGGTCGTTGGACAAATGAAGCTAGGATctttaaattgaattttgataTGTACAAGTGGATTGTGACAGAAACCTTAGGTCACGTTGCTCTATTTTTGGACGATAACTTTTCGATATCTGTCAAGGCTTCGAATTTCTCAGGATGCCTGCCAAATTGCATATACTTCCAATTATAATTTTGATAGTGTCAATAGTTATCCAAAACACCGCTTAAATGATGATTATGACGTGTACGACTCAGCCACTCCTTTAAAACTTTGCTTCATATTATTGTACATCGCGTCAAATGTGTCTTTTACTGATAAAAACAGAGGTGTATTATCGTCTAAAAATTATAACTTCATCAAGCATCAGATTATTGACCGCCGTATTCCAACTTGTTGATCAAAAGCCTCTCCTGAACTAAGGATGAGAATCTTCCTGAGCAAACTTAtgatcgttgaaattttattcaacggttataattattataaatttaaaaaaatctttgtttataaccgttggataaaattttaacAGTATGATGAGCTTCCTCAAGAGGATCCTCACCCTTAACTCTAGttaaggagaggatcctgatccccAACTTGTAGCCCTCGCAACACAGTATGGGAAACACGTGGGTCTGAAGACCTTCGAAGCATTtcagttttcaacttttttactcacagagggagagagagtgtgtgtgcgCGGCTCATATTCCAGCGGTGGTCGGCGGGGAAGTCATTTTCCAGCGATGGAGGAGCAGAACTCCGAGGACTGGCTCCCAACTGGATGGACAGTGGAGGTCAAGTTTAGAAAAAATGGCAGAAGAGACAAGgtatggaatttacactccttTCTATcttttaattaagtttatttatttacttctcCAACCCTAATTAGGAAATTAGTACAGGTGCAAGATCCTTGAGTAATTTCGGGAGTTGGAGTTAtagtttagttttaatttagttttctgTAAGTTGGTAAGAACCAATTTTTGTGCTTGTACAAAAGTGGACAGAGAATTGGAAGGTTGGATTGATACGAGCGTTATTCTACTTTAAACTAATTTAAACTGCGCGGAAAGGGATTAGAGCACCTCCGCACAAGTTTGGAAATTTAGTTGTGATGTTGAGGTGTGTATTTCAGATATGAACTTAGAACCAGACATTTCCTAGGTTGTTGAAATTGTGGGTTTTGAGATTAAATTTGACACCTCTGCTGCTGTTTTCGAATGTGTTATAATGTAACTTGCAACTTCATTTGTGGTAACATGAAACTTTAAAACTATTTGAACAAAGTTTGAGACCATTTTTAATTATTGTGGAGAGAGATCTGATTATCTTTTGCGATAGATAATTTAGCAGAGGTGGttatgttttgtgtttgttgcaGTATTATTACGAATCCTCAAGTGGGCATAGATTTAGTTCCAGGGCAGAGGTATCTCGATATCTCAGCACCTCCAGTCATGAAGACGAACAGAAAATTAAAGAGACTCTCAAGCGACCTTCAGATGATGTCCGTTTACTCAAACTTATctttattatttgtgtttagATGTTTAATCTTGACAAATTTTACTAATTAAGATATGGAAACTTCTATTTTCAAGCATTTAGATTGTAGTTGAGAAGACTGTAGCAGAAGGACTACCTCCAGGATGGACCAAAGAAATTCGGATTACAAAAAAGGCACGTAAGACTAGGAGAGACACGGTAATgaacgctctctctctctctctctctctctctgtgtgctCATGtgagtgtgtgcgtgtgtgcaTGCACAGTATGGCCTTGTTAAGAGTTTCCACGGTCTTTCAGTTTCAAGCTCATTGCACTCATTCACTTTATCATGGGTCATCGCTAAagttcactccttttttttacTGATATTCAATCTCTCCGCAGCATTATATAGCTCCTGTAAGTGAAAAAGTATTCTGCTCTATCAGGGATGTGCATCGATATCTTGAAAATGAGGAGCCAGGAAGGTTAATTCTTGAGCTGAGTGGCGATAAGGAATTGGAAGATGACAAAGCCTCTGTAAGTGTACAACAAAAATGCATTGTCTGGAGTTTAAACGCTACTGTACCTGCTATTAATTTAGATTGTTAGGAAAAAGTGTACTTATAGtttttccttgatatttttcctTGTGTGGATTCTCTGCTGTAACCACGAAACAGGAATTAGACAAACCGAGCTTGAACTTGAATGAGACAATGAAGGATGGAGAGATACTTAATTGTTCATGTAATAGAGAAGGCCCGTCCCTTCCTAAACATACTTCTGATCAGAGTAATGTTCAAACTTCACGTCTTATTTACAATCTCTTGGTATTGCCCTTCATAGATGTATTCCTTACTTTCCACTTTCATGGGATTTGGGACTGAAAATTGACATaaagttattttcatttttgttttgatgagttagGAAAGTTCATTTGCTTTCCAAGGCCAAACCTTATTCTGAAACACTAAGTTAATAATCTTTTAACTGACATGAACCGGGGACATGCTGCAGGTGAGGCAGGCACTGAATTAGGCAGCTTAAATCCTTCAGAAGCCAAAGGTTCGGAGC contains the following coding sequences:
- the LOC137734529 gene encoding putative F-box protein At4g17565 — encoded protein: MDDLIIIDEELQMDIELQNKLDMACKEDGMEEISECIPPLNTFDGRQKRADSIIDLPPLACPDNMSPRRKTIFVNKATLSADPILEADKCIVMVIHEREGNNLAFFRLTKDTSWTYVVDETLRSLQDVVHVGNKFYVVKEMGTLFSFDITSDQSISDKQLVAADTLECFQKSVKTYVVVLDDNELLMVQRMVEFDDGGRWTNEARIFKLNFDMYKWIVTETLGHVALFLDDNFSISVKASNFSGCLPNCIYFQL